Proteins encoded by one window of Hylaeus volcanicus isolate JK05 chromosome 7, UHH_iyHylVolc1.0_haploid, whole genome shotgun sequence:
- the LOC128880564 gene encoding transcription initiation factor TFIID subunit 3-like isoform X2, which produces MSTEYSRSVLKMAVAQICQTIGWHSINSTPLEFMVDLMQEYILRISKLTHQYAEILGRTEANLDDLGLAFQHMNIDIQELTEYIKNVEPVPYPIAVPKFPIQRENHLNFLKPGSREVVTRPVHVHEHLPAMYPDTEEEYVTEKPETLMNGSSDLSSNGTSANSSMNLSPQRMSPQVVFKRPGDPVSFESPIVKRVKVLEEGRPLREIHSVMMTTSGFLSPAREGKLPEARTPHQTRSDSPQPSSYPMVPPELKYDKKPKKIMKKGGLEDGKVDKENKKKNRAKELFKPNKVDDNKIKKLAGMKELAKLKPLKPGGGKSQSPASSSRPSTPKLLTPKTAGSPKLAKKAEPKIKTEKVVDLTGGSPPTERKEDNIDKLPSEPDKQKLNIFKKISKPREDKDKDMSEQHKYKELDSRESSPGLIIDENIEKQAVRNDADVKEEKKAPHTPDVHLQPDGGELIDLQSPGSDVYMFDDMSPPGTPSTPKTPELNMPTTPTDHKKKRKEKISKKKEVKSRSPKHCSSPKKTKLSNDVVELDTMDRPKTPQAPEPQFSKEPSFPPTLPFPFFSTFPPAPGLIPHPMFPRFPMPIGRGGPGPHPAMPNLPLPPRFLNLPVKSEDFAMKSKPLDKSLTMTSNETMSSVVKHEKFEKEKEDKVKTVKQDKEIVAPVPAGAVPPLLASVLAAPITYPTSLPIVPLLPSKSLKVEKLDKNDKKSKEHKKEKKDKIKKKKDKKEKHKEKGEKIKEKKDKMDKKEKIEKVKEKKEKKDKRKEKEKEEKSSEAVPKITLKLGTASPRPPTPDTGPMKKITIKTLLKKPEEEMKREPSPELAKISALVTRPPKQKSASKKTEEGTLDGSPALPTDTFSANLTSVPLATIPRAKKSLFKALPQRETPPAHFDPLPKLQTPLTQQQQPSYYFRRKQMQLLKRMTLKKTKKMAGSCCLQRQPLLWNKVVARFGYVLLVGTRMMDHPWLVAMIVTHGIIGCALACKCHQQTTRTGIVAFA; this is translated from the exons ATGTCAACGGAATACAGTAGAAGCGTTTTGAAAATGGCTGTTGCTCAGATTTGCCAAACAATCGGATGGCACTCTATCAATTCCACGCCGCTGGAGTTCATGGTCGATCTTATGCAAGAGTATATTCTACGGATATCAAAGCTTACGCATCAGTATGCAGAAATTT TAGGGAGAACCGAAGCAAACCTTGATGACTTAGGTTTAGCTTTCCAGCACATGAACATCGATATACAAGAGTTAACAGAGtacataaaaaatgtagaaccGGTTCCATATCCTATAGCTGTGCCCAAATTTCCAATTCAGCGTGAGAATCATTTGAACTTTCTCAAACCTGGGAGTCGAGAAGTAGTGACAAGGCCTGTGCACGTACATGAACACTTACCAGCCATGTACCCTGACACCGAAG AAGAATACGTAACGGAGAAACCGGAAACCTTGATGAACGGATCATCCGATTTATCATCGAATGGAACATCAGCCAATAGTTCAATGAACTTGTCCCCTCAAAGAATGTCTCCACAAGTAGTTTTCAAGCGTCCAGGAGATCCTGTCTCTTTCGAGAGTCCCATTGTGAAGCGAGTGAAAGTATTAGAGGAAGGTAGACCTCTGCGTGAGATACATAGCGTAATGATGACCACTTCTGGTTTTTTATCCCCTGCTCGAGAAGGAAAGCTGCCTGAAGCGAGGACACCCCATCAGACTCGTTCAGATTCACCACAGCCTAGTTCCTATCCCATGGTGCCCCCTGAACTGAAGTATGACAAGAAACCGAAGAAGATTATGAAAAAAGGAGGATTGGAGGATGGCAAGGTGgacaaagaaaacaagaagaagaatcgTGCTAAAGAGTTATTCAAACCGAACAAGGTtgatgataataaaattaagaaactggCAGGTATGAAAGAATTGGCCAAATTGAAACCGTTGAAGCCAGGTGGAGGGAAATCTCAGTCACCAGCTTCTTCGAGCAGGCCTTCGACTCCCAAATTGTTAACTCCCAAGACAGCTGGAAGCCCAAAATTAGCAAAGAAAGCAGAACCAAAGATCAAAACAGAGAAAGTCGTCGACCTCACTGGTGGATCTCCTCCAacagagagaaaagaagacaATATTGATAAACTTCCATCGGAACCAGATAAGCAGAAGCTGAATATATTCAAGAAGATCTCAAAGCCACGCGAGGATAAAGACAAGGACATGTCAGAGCAACACAAATACAAAGAATTGGATTCGAGAGAAAGTTCACCAGGCTTGATAATCGATGAGAATATTGAAAAGCAAGCAGTTCGCAACGATGCTGatgtaaaagaagaaaagaaagctCCGCATACTCCTGATGTACATTTACAGCCAGATGGAGGAGAGTTGATCGACTTGCAGAGTCCAGGATCAGACGTTTACATGTTCGATGATATGTCTCCTCCGGGAACACCCAGTACGCCAAAGACTCCTGAGTTAAACATGCCTACTACACCTACGGACcacaaaaagaaacgaaaagagaaGATAAGTAAGAAGAAGGAAGTCAAATCAAGAAGTCCAAAGCACTGCAGCAGCCCCAAAAAG aCCAAGCTTTCCAACGATGTGGTAGAGTTGGATACAATGGACCGACCCAAGACTCCACAGGCCCCTGAACCCCAGTTTTCAAAGGAACCAAGTTTTCCGCCAACACTTCCATTCCCTTTCTTCTCAACATTTCCCCCTGCGCCTGGTTTGATACCACACCCCATGTTCCCCAGGTTCCCGATGCCTATTGGCAGAGGTGGTCCTGGCCCACACCCAGCGATGCCAAACTTACCTCTGCCACCACGCTTCTTAAATCTCCCTGTGAAGTCTGAGGACTTCGCTATGAAAAGCAAACCTCTTGATAAGTCTCTGACGATGACATCCAATGAGACAATGTCCTCAGTGGTGAAGCACGAGAAGTTTgagaaggagaaggaggacAAAGTGAAGACAGTTAAACAGGATAAGGAGATTGTTGCACCAGTTCCTGCGGGTGCTGTGCCACCACTTTTAGCATCTGTACTCGCAGCACCTATTACATACCCTACGTCACTGCCTATTGTACCATTGTTACCTTCAAAGTCTCTCAAAGTAGAGAAACtggataaaaatgataag aaatctAAGGAacacaagaaagaaaagaaggacaaaataaagaagaaaaaggataagaaagaaaagcataaagagaaaggagagaagataaaggaaaagaaagacaAAATGGACAAGAAGGAGAAGATAGAAAAAGTTaaggagaagaaagaaaaaaaagacaaacgaaaagaaaaagag aaagaagaaaaaagttcaGAAGCTGTGCCAAAAATAACGTTAAAGTTAGGAACAGCTTCTCCAAGGCCACCAACGCCTGACACTGgaccaatgaaaaaaat AACAATAAAGACATTGCTGAAGAAGCCTGAAGAAGAGATGAAACGCGAACCAAGTCCAGAATTAGCGAAAATCTCGGCGTTAGTAACGCGACCGCCAAAGCAAAAGTCGGCAAGTAAGAAAACAGAGGAGGGAACATTAGATGGAAGCCCTGCTCTTCCTACAGATACTTTCTCTGCTAATCTTACTAGTGTGCCACTTGCAACAATTCCTCGAGCAAAGAAATCTCTCTTCAAAGCCTTACCTCAAAGGGAGACCCCTCCAGCTCACTTTGATCCTCTCCCAAAGCTCCAAACTCCCTTGACGCAACAACAACAACcatcatattatttt AGACGAAAGCAGATGCAGCTCTTAAAAAGGATGACGCTAAAGAAGACAAAGAAAATGGCAGGGTCGTGCTGCCTACAACGCCAACCACTACTGTG GAACAAGGTGGTCGCGAGATTTGGATATGTCCTGCTTGTGGGAACCAGGATGATGGATCACCCATGGTTGGTTGCGATGATTGTGACGCATGGTATCATTG ggtgtgcgTTGGCATGCAAGTGCCACCAGCAGACAACGAGGACTGGTATTGTCGCTTTTGCATAG